The Sardina pilchardus chromosome 5, fSarPil1.1, whole genome shotgun sequence DNA window AATCGTGTTAAGGTCATTTTTTGGTGTTAACCAAATATTCTGCTAAATGTGCTGTTAAGTACATGGCAGTAAGTAGCGTGACGTTTTTCCTGTTTTGTCTCACCTGAACCAGTCTGCCATCCTCTGGCTCACTCTAATGATAGCTTTTGGAAGCACTGCAGTGACAGAgagtagaaaaagagagagaggtggcgaAGGGATGTAATAGCAAAGGTTACATGTCATACTGCATTGGGAATGGGATTGTAGGACAGAGTGTTACACCATACCCCAGACACCAGTCCATTACAGCAACTCTGTACATTGCCCAGCATTGCCCAACATGTCATGAGGGAGATGGGGGAAGCCAAGCAGGACAAAATTTATTGAGAAATAGCTGCTTGGTTGACCCACACTTTTTTGTAAATGCTCATGTCCTGGGCCCTGTCTTTGTGTAATAAGCAATAATAGCTAGAATTAGCTAGAAACTACTGAAGTTTTCATTGGCAGTGAGATGTGTGgatgagagggaagagaaagaaagggcagTCAAGCATTTAATGAGATTTGCTATAATACTGTTTAGCAACACACACCGTCCAGTAATGTATAGCACATGCTTTGAGTTATGAGTGCCAATTGAAATTGCAGTACAAATGCtgctttttgttttgtcatGTGGGCCCCATAGTGTTAGAAGATGATGGTTGAGTTTTACCTCAAGAGAGTTGAGAATGGTTATTTTTCATACCTAACCATAGACATTAAATTAACCATTTTTCTGAATCAATTTTGCAGAATCGATATTGTGAGATTTATTTGATTGATAAAGTAGCAACTTCATTGTTTGGGTACTGGATCTTATAGTCTGCTGCTCTACAGTCTGGGCCTCTTTCTGGCAGTTTAATTAAAGGCTTGAAGCTCTTCTCTGCTGGATTAATGACCCTAATCTGCCCTGGCAGGAGGCAGTGGAGCTCAGATTATACATTCACTGTTGCACATAGTCTGGCATATTCACGCTATGTGGAAATGTCCACTTCCAGATTTTACGCTTTGTCATGTGTCACTGTCAGTGTCAGACCTCAGAACATTTTCAGGTTGTTATGAAATGTAGTGACCTACTTATTGGAGAAGGGAATGTTTTCTAGACGTTTGCATAAGTGGTATTAGCAGGTAATTACTACTGTCTAACAATCAAGCGACCGCAGGAGTCCGCCACCTCACTTCGGTGTGCTATGCACTTTGCCCATCTATTACAATGTGTCCTGATTGTAAATTTACTGACCTCAGCATTGACCTTAGTTTCTAATAACTTGCGCCTATTTCTTAGAACCTAGTAATAGCTAGCAATTTATGCTGAGTACTTCAACAAAGTAGCTTGGTGGGATACCACCAGGAATGCTCTGTTATTGCTGTTGGAACAAGAGTGCTAATTGGGTCTATGTCATTCAAAATCCATCAGAATTTAGAAGTAAATCAGATGGTAGACCTCTGTGTTCTTAATAGGTGTTTTACTGTATATTGTTGCTAGCAAAGGTTTAACCAAATATATATCCAGTACCCAGTaggcatgtttgctttgcttaATACATGGACGAAGATAAACAACATTCAACAGAAAAATacaataggctactgaaaaAATGAAAGCAAAATCATTGAATTACATGATTCCAAGCCTGATAGAAAGCCCGACTGCAAATTGTGCCGACTGTGCCAACCAGCTAGTATGAAACAGTGAGCAACACCGTATATTTTGCTTTTTGATGAGGCTgaatttggatttgtgtgtttttttcagcTTGTGTTTGAAAGGTCAATCTTCTGTTGATGTTAGAGGAAAGCTTTCCTCTTACACTGATACATTTACGTATGTTCACTTCTCAGGGTATAGAGTTAAATGACTAGgcctatgtaggctactcactGCTTACCTGAGTGTATTTCAGCACTATGCTGAATGGCCTGTGAAAACTATCCAGCGACACTGTCAAGGCTACTCAGCACTATAGGTGAAGTCATCAGAACTTaggttacagtatatgttaaaGTTATTATGCTCCTATGAAACCCTGACTAGCCCCCTAGCTTGAAACATTAAGTTGCTATTCACAGACATTTTAAAAACAGAGCTTTGACTTATCACAGTCCCCTATCCAAGTCCTATCAATTTAAGCAAGTATCAAGTATTTCTTAACATGTTAAATAACATCTGCAGTATATTAACTTACTCTAATGAAATAAACGGAGAAACGTATGTTTCGATGTTAAAACAGGTTTTAAACAAAAGTGTGGGCTGAATGCTtcaaaaaattatattttaatGATATAGCTATGTAGCTGTAACTTTATGTCTTCTGTGCTTCTCTTCTGGCAGGAATAATGTCTTCCAGGGAGCGCCGTTCAGATCTCTACATTAAAGCGGAGCCCAGCAGCCCCGAGGGAGCCGGTGGGGGTCGTGCCAGTCCCGGTGGGGCCTCGTCCGACTCGTCCCAGAGCGGCGGCGGAGGGACCCGTGGAGACGGCCCCGGCCGCTACTCACCACCCCTCTACACGCCCGCGCTGCGCTGCCACTTCAAAGAGGAGGCCGGGGACGGCGCCGAGGAAGGGTCTACGGGCAGCGGAGGTGGACGGTGCAAGTACGCCTTGAGCACCCTGCCCAAGAGGCTCTGCCtggtgtgtggagatgtggcGTCGGGCTATCACTACGGGGTGGCCTCTTGTGAAGCCTGCAAGGCCTTTTTCAAGAGAACAATACAAGGTGAGTTGAGCTATTGAGTATGCATTTTGCTGTAATTAACCCCTCATAAGGGCTTGACATGTTATACGTTATACCCCATCAGTCAAATTCAATACCTTGACCATGTCCATCGCTGCAAAGATCCTTCAAAGAAGGATATTTTGTAAAATATCAAGGTATATGCAAGGCTTTACCTGAATATAACCTCAAGTCACCTTAGACTGACCCACTTTGTTGAGCTTGACCTACTTTAGTTTACGGGTTTGTTTTGGAAAAGGtccaaacattttgaaaattcAAATACAGATAAAATGGAAATTGATCTTTATTATCATCCATAAGTAATACCTAAAGGGTTTACCATTTGAGTACTTTATTCCTTTGAGTAGATTGAAAAACTTAACTCAAAGGATTGTTATCAGACCTCTTAATGTTCTAATTcttagtgtttttttcttttgtttacattttttttgtgcggCCTAATGCTAGTCACAAGCCACTGGTCTGGAGCGCTTCCCTGTTCATTTGGATGCTTCTCTCACACCTTGCGTTtcctgtctttgtctgtttccTAGGTAACATTGAGTACAGCTGTCCGGCATCCAACGAGTGTGAGATCACAAAGCGGCGCAGGAAGGCCTGCCAGGCTTGCCGTTTCACCAAGTGCCTCAAAGTGGGCATGCTCAAAGAGGGTGAGTGGCCTGAGTCCAGTCTTGCTGCCCGTAGGGAGCCCACCTTTCTGTGGACCACACAGCCCTGCTTACTGGGGCTGTAGCCAGGATAGCATCTAAACTGGAAACCAGTTGCAGTCCTTTCCCTACTTGTTGAATCTCTTGCAGCTGTGCCCCTATATTTCAGGACTGTGTGGTTTTTGTTTCACATACTTACTGTGGCTACGTATTTCGTATCACCATTAACCTTCTGTGGCTGTCCCCCAATAATCTTTAATCTAGGAGTGCGCCTTGACCGAGTGAGAGGAGGGCGGCAAAAGTACAAGAGACGTCCAGAGGTGGAGAACGCCACGTACCAGAGTGCTCCGATACCActgaggaaagagggagagaaaggtgaGCCACAGGGGTCAGCCATACCAGGCCTTAGGCCTCTGATGGAATGAATCAAGACTCAAGATTACTTTATAATATCTCTTCATACTTAGTAATAATAGTATATGTTAAATGCTAAGAGAATATATGGGTatgagtaattgtgtgtgtgtgtgtgtgtgtgtgtgtgtgtgtgtgtgtgagtgataataggacagacaggcacaggcTCTGATGCAAGTATGCAAGGGTTCGCTGCAGTCCTAGTTATGTACATTTCTCCAGGTGGACTCAATTATTTGTGATTACTGCGCTACCAAGGCACCAAGTTTGCATGACTCTGAGCAGACTAGAAAGTATAATACAATTACCCTCAGCTGTATTTCTCTGTCTGCAGCGAGTGTAAAAAGACTtaagattttaagacacgaagttatatgggttccctgtcagcaacgttgtgcatcagcactgacttaccccccgacagcgtcctgtgagctgagatccagccggtttttgatcgtttttgatgccggactattttcttcagcaagtttctggggtcacgaaagtaaagtgtttttcttctcaaaaccatatgcgttcaacagagtgatatatttgcaccacaaaaacgttgtccagctgttagtagcgcgcagtgataggaatcacgaaaaataagtaagtgataacgaggtttgaatttttcctggacaacgtttttgtggtgcaaatatatcactcttttgaacgcatatggttttgagaagaaaaacactttactttcgtgaccccagaaacttgccggactactttcttcagcatcaaaaaccggctggatctcggctcacaggacgttgttgcggggtaagtcagtgctgatgcacaacgttgctgacagggaacccatataacttcgtgtcttaaaacccgaactatccctttaactctACCGGGTGGGCATCAAGACACTTTTCATACACTTACATTAGTCAGTGTCCTAGAGTAAGAAGATGCAAATGCATGGTCATACCTAAATACTTCCAGTAGATGGTTTACTACTAATAGAATGGGCTAATAATAGAAAGGGGATCACTTCTGTTGAACCTGCAAACAATATAACTTGAGATTCTCCTCTGTGATGTCCCTCAGGCTCCTCCAACATCATCGTGTCCCACCTGCTGGTGGCCGAGCCAGAGAAGCTCTTCGCCATGCCGGACCCACTGCAGGCGGACACGGCCCAGCGGACCCTCACCACACTCTGCGACCTGGCAGACAGGGAGCTGGTGGTCATCATCGGCTGGGCCAAGCACATCCCtggtgagagagtgggaggtggagaggaaacAGGGACACAAAAGGAACGAAGTGCGAGAGGGTTGTTATGGGGAAGGGGGTTGAAAACCGCGAGCCTTTGATTTTTGCAAGCAGAGGCGTTTTGTCGGGAGAGGGGTATCAGCTGCTGTTTTCCCAGGTCAAGGATTTGGTTGGGTGTCATATCAGAGCTTTTTACGAAGTGTGGTGTGCCTGTCACCTGCTtgaaaccctctctctctctctcggcacctctcttccctctcttcccccgaCAGGCTTCCTGTCCCTCTCGCTGGCCGACCAGATGTCCGTGCTGCAGTCGGTGTGGCtggaggtgctggtgctggGTGTGGCCTACCGCTCGCTGGGCTGCGAGGACGAGGTGGTGTTCGCCGAGGACTTCGTCCTGGACGAGGAGATGTCCCGCGTGGCGGGCCTGACCGAGCTCAACGCGGCCATCAGCCAGCTGGCGCGGCGCTTCCGCTCCCTACAGCTGGACCGCGAGGAGTTCGTCATGCTCAAGGCCATAGCACTCACCAACTCAGGTAACCGCAACTTTTCCC harbors:
- the esrra gene encoding steroid hormone receptor ERR1, whose protein sequence is MSSRERRSDLYIKAEPSSPEGAGGGRASPGGASSDSSQSGGGGTRGDGPGRYSPPLYTPALRCHFKEEAGDGAEEGSTGSGGGRCKYALSTLPKRLCLVCGDVASGYHYGVASCEACKAFFKRTIQGNIEYSCPASNECEITKRRRKACQACRFTKCLKVGMLKEGVRLDRVRGGRQKYKRRPEVENATYQSAPIPLRKEGEKGSSNIIVSHLLVAEPEKLFAMPDPLQADTAQRTLTTLCDLADRELVVIIGWAKHIPGFLSLSLADQMSVLQSVWLEVLVLGVAYRSLGCEDEVVFAEDFVLDEEMSRVAGLTELNAAISQLARRFRSLQLDREEFVMLKAIALTNSDSVYIEDMEAVQKLRDLLHQALLELESQRRPEDPQRAGRLLLTLPLLRQTAGRALTTFYGIKTRGGVPMHKLFLEMLEAMMDSP